Genomic segment of Halostella limicola:
GGTCGTCCGGCGTCGGATACGCGACCTCACGGGCGCCCGCAGCGACCGCGAGCGCGAACTCGACCGCTACCGGACGCTCGTGGAGACGGCCGGCGACGCGATGTACGCGCTCGACGCGGACGGGACGATAACGATGGTCAACGAGTCCCACGTCGAGTTCGCCGACCGATCGCGGGACAGCCTCGTCGGGTCGCACCCCGGCGAGCGCCTCGGCGACGAGGCCGTCGCGGAAGCGCGGTCGGTGATCCGGGAGATCCTCCGCGACGACGACCGGACGCGCGGGCGGGTGGAGTTCGAACTCGAAGACGCCGACGGCACCGTCCGGCGGTTCGAGGACAACCTGGCCGTCCTGACCGACGAGGCGGGGAACTACGCGGGGTCGGTCGGGGTCATCCGGGACATCACCGAGCGCAAGGAGCGCGAGCGCGAACTCGACCGCTATCGGACGCTCGTCGAGGCCGTCGGCGACCCGATGTACGTGCTCGACGAGGGCGGGATCGTGACGATGGCCAACGAGGCCATGGCCACCCACCTCGGCTACGACCGCGAGGAGATCGTCGGCACCCACACCGTCGAGTTCGTCGCCGACGAGGACTACGAGCGGGGGACGGAGCTCCTCCGGGAGCTGTACGAGGACGACGAGCGCGACTGGGCGACCTACGAGATGGACAGCGTCACCGCCGACGGCGAGCGGACCCCGGCGGAGAACAACGTCGCCGTGCTCACGGACGAATCGGGGGATTACGCGGGATCGGCCGGCGTCGTTCGCGACATCGCCGAGCGCAAGCGCCGGACGGAGGCGCTCCGGCGGCAGAACGAGCGCCTCGACGAGTTCGCCAGCGTCGTCGGCCACGACCTGCGGAACCCGCTGAACGTCGTCCTCGGCCACCTCGAACTCGCCCGCGAGACGGGCGAGACGCGCCACTTCGACGTCATCGAGGAGGAGATCGGCCGCGTCGAGGACCTGCTCGACGAACTGCTGGCGCTCGCCCGGCAGGGGAAGGTGGTCGACGAGCCCGAGGCGGTGTCGCTGGTCGCCGTGGCGCGGGCCGCCTGGGACGGCGTGGCGACCGGGGACGCGACGCTGGAACTGCCCGAGAACGACCTGACGGTCGAGGCCGACGAGACGCGGCTCCGGGAGCTGTTCGGGAACCTCTTTCGCAACGCCGTCGAGCACGCCGGCCCCGGCGCGACGGTGCGAGTCGGCACGACGGCGAAGGGGTTCTACGTCGAGGACGACGGGCCCGGCATCCCCGAGTCGGACCGGGACCGGGTGTTCGACCGCGGGTACACGACGGCCGACGACGGCACCGGCCTGGGCCTCGACATCGTCGAGCGGATCGCCGAGGGGCACGGCTGGACGGTGACCGCGACGGCGAGCGGGGGCGCCGACCGGGACGCCCGCGGGCGGTTGCTCAGGGGGTCGGGAGGCGGTCAAGGCGGGTCCGGCGGGGCCCGGTTCGAGTTCCGGACGGCCTTCAATCGCCGATGAGGGCCCGGACCCGCTCCCTGTGAGCGACGAACGAGTCGCCGGTGGTCGACCGCGGACGCGACAGGTCGACGTCGACGATCTCGCGAACGGTGCCGGGTTCGGTGCCCAACACGACGATCCGGTCGGCGAGTTTCACCGCCTCCGTCACGTCGTGCGTGACGAACAGCACCGTCTTGCCGGTCTCCCGCCAGACGTCGAGGATCTCCTCGTGGAGCATGTCTCGCGTCTGCGCGTCGACCGCGCCGAAGGGCTCGTCCATCAGGAGGAGGTCGGGGTCCACGGCGAGCGCGCGGGCGATGCCGACGCGCTGTTTCATCCCGCCGCTCACCTGCGACGGGTACGCGTCCTCGAACCCGTCCAGACCGACGAGGTCGATTAGTTCCTGCGTTCGTCGCTCGCGGGCCGCCGCGTCGACGTCCTGCTGTTCGAGGCCGAACCGGACGTTCCCGCGGACCGTCCGCCAGGGGAACAGGTGGTACTCCTGAAAGACGATCCCGACGTCGGTGTTCGGTTCGGTGACGGGGCGACCGTCGAGCCGGACGCTGCCGCTCGTCGGAGCCTCCAGACCGCCGATGATCCGGAAGAGGGTCGTCTTTCCCGACCCCGACGGCCCGACGACGCAGACGAACTCGCCGGGGGCGACGTCGAAGGAGACGCCCCGTAGCGCCTCGACCGCGCCGTCGCCGGTCTCGTACGTCTTGCTCACGTCCTCGACGCTGACCTTCGGGTCTACTGCCACGCTAACGCCCTCCGTTGCAGGCTCCTGAAGGTGGAGTCCACGAGCAGGAACATCAGGCTCAGCACCAGGATGTACGCGATCACCACGTCGACCGCGAGGTTGTTGCTCGCCCTGATGATCGTCTGTCCGATGCCCGGGACGCCGAACAGTTCCGCCGCGACGACGAGCATCCAGCACCGGCCGATACCGGTCCGAACGCCGGTCAGTATCTCCGGGAGCGCCGCCGGGAGGACGACCTTCCGGACCAGGCCGAGGTCGCTCCGGACCCCCAGGCTCCGGGCGACCTCGACGAGTTCCTCCGAGACGTTCTCGACGCCGCCGTACGTCGCGTAGAAGTTGATCCAGAACCCACCGGCGGCGACTATGAACGCCGCGCCGGCGTGGTTGATACCGAACCACGCGATGGCGAAGCCGATGAGCGCGATCGGCGGCACCGGCCGCAGCACCCGCACGACCGGCGTGAACGCGTCGTCGGCGAGGGTGCTCCAGCCCATGACCACGCCCAGCGCGACGCCGAGGACCGTCCCGACGAGGGTCCCCGGTGCCCAGTGGCGAACGCTCTGAGAGAGGGCGTCGAGCATGGCCCCGGAGCGCAGTTCGGCGACGAACGTCTCCGCGACGGACGCCGGGCCGGGGAGGATGTACGGGGGCTGCGTCCCGGCGAGCGCCCACCACACTGCCAGGAATCCGGCGATCCCGGCGACGCCGCGGACGAGCCTGCGGACGTTCCAGTCTCGTCGGAACGGCTCCGCTGTCGTAGACTCCTCGCCGAGTCCGCTCTCCTCGGTCGTCTCGCTCATTCTGTGACGGCGTCGTAGAGGGAGTAGTCGAAGACATCGTCGAGGCTCAGCCGCTCGTCGGTCTTGCCGAGTTCCGCCGCGTACTCGGTGAATATCTCCGTCCCGTTCTCGATCTCACGGGGGTCAGAGACGAAGTTCGAGATGGGCGAGTCGAGGGCCCTCCGGGCGGTCTCGACGGACAGGGTCTCCTCGCCGATC
This window contains:
- a CDS encoding sensor histidine kinase, which codes for MTGPQQRLLLVGDEGVADDVAATVDDATVEAADHGAAVHGDLDAGDYDGVLVADGGADATDAVREVAADDEAPDVLLVTTDGGGIDDALDAGAVDYVRTDDPPRVVRRRIRDLTGARSDRERELDRYRTLVETAGDAMYALDADGTITMVNESHVEFADRSRDSLVGSHPGERLGDEAVAEARSVIREILRDDDRTRGRVEFELEDADGTVRRFEDNLAVLTDEAGNYAGSVGVIRDITERKERERELDRYRTLVEAVGDPMYVLDEGGIVTMANEAMATHLGYDREEIVGTHTVEFVADEDYERGTELLRELYEDDERDWATYEMDSVTADGERTPAENNVAVLTDESGDYAGSAGVVRDIAERKRRTEALRRQNERLDEFASVVGHDLRNPLNVVLGHLELARETGETRHFDVIEEEIGRVEDLLDELLALARQGKVVDEPEAVSLVAVARAAWDGVATGDATLELPENDLTVEADETRLRELFGNLFRNAVEHAGPGATVRVGTTAKGFYVEDDGPGIPESDRDRVFDRGYTTADDGTGLGLDIVERIAEGHGWTVTATASGGADRDARGRLLRGSGGGQGGSGGARFEFRTAFNRR
- a CDS encoding ABC transporter ATP-binding protein; this translates as MAVDPKVSVEDVSKTYETGDGAVEALRGVSFDVAPGEFVCVVGPSGSGKTTLFRIIGGLEAPTSGSVRLDGRPVTEPNTDVGIVFQEYHLFPWRTVRGNVRFGLEQQDVDAAARERRTQELIDLVGLDGFEDAYPSQVSGGMKQRVGIARALAVDPDLLLMDEPFGAVDAQTRDMLHEEILDVWRETGKTVLFVTHDVTEAVKLADRIVVLGTEPGTVREIVDVDLSRPRSTTGDSFVAHRERVRALIGD
- a CDS encoding ABC transporter permease yields the protein MSETTEESGLGEESTTAEPFRRDWNVRRLVRGVAGIAGFLAVWWALAGTQPPYILPGPASVAETFVAELRSGAMLDALSQSVRHWAPGTLVGTVLGVALGVVMGWSTLADDAFTPVVRVLRPVPPIALIGFAIAWFGINHAGAAFIVAAGGFWINFYATYGGVENVSEELVEVARSLGVRSDLGLVRKVVLPAALPEILTGVRTGIGRCWMLVVAAELFGVPGIGQTIIRASNNLAVDVVIAYILVLSLMFLLVDSTFRSLQRRALAWQ